gccTTTTAAATTAGGAATCCAATATGAACATATTAATTAGCAAAAATAACCCCATTATCTTATTTAAGATTATTCCTTTCTTTCCACCTcttaattagattttttaaaattaaggtCTCTCGTAATAGtagtattaaatttaattttcgaaatttttctatttaaaaagtCAATCAACCTTTCGTTTCGTGTATAATAGGAAACCAAGTAAATGACATATTATCAAGTAGttgattaatttttcttttcgtATTAAATTTTTATCGTCTTCtgtcattttaaaaattctttagagattataaattatattatattctatatttataaacataaataaaataaaaataattttctttttataaatttttcgtATGTGAATACTCGACACCGAACTATTTGCGTCACGCGTTACTCCTATTTAATCCGAGTAAATACTAAGCCGACTCTTAATCTATAAATTTCTTCAAGAACCCAACTTGCTTGTGCTTCTATTTCAGCGATTAATTAAACCCTAATCTGTTTTTAATAAACAAATTTTATCCATAAAATCTCGTAATCCAAATTATTGATCAATTTTGGATTAAACTCATTTGATGATTGTGAAGAATTCGACGGCGGCGGCGAAGATGGTGGTAGTAGATGCGGAGATTTTGTGTCAACCGAATGTTTCCGTTGAGTACATCGGAGTTTCAACGGCAGCGCCGGTGGTCGGAGATGAGGATTTGGACTTCTTTGATGTTTCGGCTACTGCTACGTCTTCTTCTCTTACAAAATCTCGTGAATTTCGCTCGGCTGATTTGGTTTCTGTTGATATTTCTCGTTCTGACTCGGTAAAGTTTCAGATTTGATTTCCCGTTTTGTCTTCCTTCTATATTTGGTAACTCTTTGAGTTTGTTTGTGCGCAATTTTGTGTGTTTTGAAGAATTTACCTAATTTTGTGATTTGTGATTCGGATCGGGGATCTCAAAGTTGTTAGTCCAGCTGAACCTAGGTTATCTCCTTTTCAGGGAAATTATTTTCTGTAGCACCTTGTTTTACTTTGTGTATTTTGTTTGCTGTGAAGAATTGGATCTGCCTAGAGGTTGTGATATAGTATTATTTAGGGTTTGgagtttaaaaaaagttaatctGATAGATATTATTGCAATGAATAAGGGTTTAAAAAACTCAATTCTGCTATTTTGAGTTTTCAATTCTGGTATTGAATGAGGGGCTTTTTCGAAAACAGTTTTAACGTAGTGGTAACGTCTGCATACACTCTGCTAATTCCCCACACTAAAAGATAGAAATCTATGTAACCTTGGATCTTAGCAGCAGTTTCCGGATGGACTAGTTGCCTTTATTCCTTGCATCAAGAGAGGATCCCGCATCCTTCCTTCTCAAACTCTACTTGTGGGATTTTattgtgtatgttgttgttgttcgaTTCTGGGATTGTACGTATGTGAACTTCGCACAAGTATAACAGGTCCAAGTAGAAAGAATGAGGGTCTCCCAAGTTTAGGGTCTGTCAGAAAAGTGTAACTAAGAATTTTTCTCTGAGGACTCATATATCTGACTGAACTAAGCGGGATTTAGTTGAATGATTTTTCCGTTTGCTAAAGAAATGGATTTTaactttcaaactcttatttgggtttttgttgttgcttgtTGATTTGTTGAGTTATTTGACTATACTATCTCATTTCTTTTGTGGACTGTGGTTATGATTGAATAAGTTTTGTTTTCTTAATGATTATTGATACTTGttatatgaatatgtggttGAAATGCAATGTACCCGTGGTTTGATCTGACCTCATTTATTTTGCAATTAGCAGGGTGTGAGATGCTCAACTAACACTCAGACAACTATAATTGATTCAGCTAGAAGCAGTAATGTTATCCCAGCTATTCGTTCGGGTAGCTATACTGATATTGGACCTCGTAGATCCAATGAAGATGAGCATATTCGTGTTGATGATCTTTCAGCTCAGTTAGGATCTCTATACAATTGGCCTCTTCCAGGTGCCTTCTATGCTGTGTTTGATGGTCATGGAGGTTCTGATGCAGCTGCTTATGTCAGGACTAATGCAATGAGATTTTTCTTTGAAGATGCTAATTTGCCGCAAACATCTATTGTTGATCAAGCATTCTTGGAAGAATTGGAGAGTTCCCATTTTAGAGCATTTTTAATTGCTGACCAGGCCTTAGCTGATGAATGTAATGTTGATGCCTATTGTGGGACAACAGCAATAACTGCGCTGGTCCTAGGAAGACATCTGGTTGTTGCTAATGCCGGCGACTGTCGTGCTGTTCTTTGTAGGAAAGGTGTTGCAGTTCAGTTGTCTCAAGATCACAGGCCAACTTGTCTGGCGGAACGACAAAGAGTTGAGAAATTGGGCGGTATTATTGAATATGGTTGCTTAAATGGTGATCTTGCTATTACTCGAGCCCTTGGAGATTGGTATATGAAGCTTCCATTTGGGTCTGCATCTCCTCTTACTGCAGAACCAGAAGTTCAGCAATTGCTGTTGACTGAGGATGATGAGTTCATGATACTTGGTTGCGATGGCATCTGGGATGTGATGTCTAACCAAGATGCAGTGAATGTCGTTCGCCATGAGCTTAGGCTGCACAATGACCCACAGCAGTCTGCCAGAGAACTTGTGAATCAAGCTTTATGTAAAGACACAGACGACAATCTCACTGCAATTGTTGTATGCTTTACTTCACCTGATCACCGAACTTCAGTTCCATCACAGAGACCAAGATTCAGGTGTTGCAATTTGTCCGAGGACGCAAGGAAGAAGCTGCAAAGTTTGTTAGGAAGCAATTGAGTGTAAACTAGCATTATTTCATGACCattactaatataatttttcctaCAATGTGTATAAAGAATTGTTTTATTTCTGGTTTCATGTCTGTTTGAGGCTGCTTCAGGGTAGTGAGAAAAAGCAGCCAACAGTTTTGTAAGGCTATTGCATTGTAGGTGCTGTCaactttttttaatgaaaaagattAGAACTTGTGGTGTGTTATTTCTGAAATTAATTGTCATTATGCAGTTTACCATTACAGCCATCTACTTTTACTAGTTACTAAAATCTATGACATCTTTTGGAGTTGTACATTTGTGAATCTTTAAAAAATGCACTAGTATCGTAGACCTAAGTGTTCATATTCATATTGAATTACTGGTAAACCAGAGAAGGATGACCATGGGTCGGCGTGAAATTAACTTGAGTTTGAAGGATTTCACAAGCacatgataataattttgaagAGTGTAAGCGActtaattatcaaatttatgtGGCTTAATGTTtagctgtttttttttttaaacacacTTAATGAGTGGCTTTCAATTGTGAAGAAGAGTGGGCTAACCTCATCTAGATTGGGGAGGCTTTGTAATCTATTTTGGGCCAAGAATGAAGGTTAAATAGGAGGTAGGGTTTGTGAggacattatttttcttgtggCAAAggatattatttattattattactatatgaTGGAAAATATTTCCTAACTTATGCTAAATATCTCAATCTTTTCTTATCTCTTTATCTTTTGGtgttttccttaaaaaaaatataatcattttttcACCATAAAATTAGCTTTAGATAAACAATGAAATGGATATAACTCTTTTACATTATTCTTCAAAATTTGAACCAAGACAAACAAAAAACTATGTCATTTTTATTCTATGCCTAAATTTTGATTAGTGAAATACTAATATTTAGtgtatatttaatgaaataattgaaGTGTATGCAAATTGATACAATGTCAATTTTACAGGACAAAATAAGTTATTTGAATTGCAATTTTATAGTCGTAAAAGCTTTATTAATGGTCGAGTTGGTTAAATAAATAATCTGTCAAAGTATAATTTTCTGGTTTaagattttcttcatattttatcatgTATGATTGGTTAACTGTAATTTActtatccaaaaaaatttacaaattattaTACGTTTGTGAATTtctttatcaataaaaaaacacTCTTGTTATAATTTTCTCTTACTATTACAAAGATTCgttgaacaaaaaaataaattccgaaaatattattatatgctTCCTTCTTTGACTAGCATAGTGTTAAAAGAATAAGATTTATAAACTTATTGCTATTTGTTACTATAATTCACCTTATTAACGATaatcacaaatttaatttacaaacattcttttttaaattgaataataGATGATTactcttatattattttaattttccatgtattattacaaattatttatttttatttttatcattttttaatcactcgtaataataaaaataaaattaagaccGCATAAACTCTACACGATccatttttttgtatataatataaaaataaataaacgcCACCAcattaataaatgaaataataaatcagCACACCTCCGCCactatacattatatttttctataaatatataataagaaaactCAGCGAaaaattgttcaattttttcaGAGGTGAAAATTGAAGCCGGAAAAAATGGCGATTGGGAGCTTAGCTAGACGAAAGGCTTCAACAATTTTATCTTCTAGATATCTCAAGTATTCATTTTCTGTTAGCAGAGGTTTCGCTTCGGGATCCGATGAGAACGACGTCGTTGTTATTGGTGGTGGACCTGGCGGATATGTGGCGGCGATCAAAGCGGCGCAGTTAGGTCTCAAAACTACCTGTATTGAGAAGCGTGGTACTCTTGGCGGTACTTGTCTCAATGTTGGCTGTATTCCTTCTaaggtatttttttttagatttaacaAAGTTTCGCATCTTCATAGATCTAGTGGTTTTTGCTATTGTACTACTGTTTATTATGCGATAGTATGTGACGATTATGTTGATTAAGAGTATTCTGCTATTGAGTATTGAGCTAAAAAATTGCGTTATCTGTGGTATTCATTTGGTTAactttatgatgattttgatttgaGAGACTGTTGACAGATATCAGTTTTATATTTCAGAGTTCAAATAAATCTATAGTAGGTTATTCTGTAATGTGAGTTCtgtgagaaaattgaaaattttgtgtTTGGTGTGATGGAAAATGATCTTCCATAGAAGATGTTCTTTTCCAGCATTTCAGTTAGTGAGTGAAatattttctggaaaaaaatGTGCTAAGATTAGTAATAATGTTCGCAAATTGGAGtgttatgatgattttttttttgtattgaagATTAATAGTAATAATGTCTTTTTAGTATTAGTTGGGAGCAAGTAGgatgaagttaaaaaattaagatagtGACAAGGAACTTCAAACCTATAAATGAGCCATGAGGTTCATTTTCCACCCTTTGATGGAAAtgtattcctttattttttggtaaCCAAATACCAGGAGACAGAATTCTTGACAAGTGACCGTCGTCACACCAAACACACAGTGATTCAGGAATTCGCTTCTCTAAAAGATTCTGAAGTTGCTTTGAAATTCCAAAGAAGGATGTAGTTAACATAAGAATACACTTTTAAGCAATTCTTAAATATGTAGTCTTGGTTTGCGACCGGTATTATTTAAAGGAATAATGTGTGTTAATTTTGCGGTAGTACTAAAACTTTTTGGTTGTTATGTTTAATCCATGTATTCAAATTTTTTGCATTAAGAGAAGTTATGTCAtcgacatcttttatttttcaaccaGATTGCATGCTAAAATCTTGTTTAGTTATTCATCTCTTATTATCTCTCATTTGcttctaataatttttatagGATTAGCTTTAGGATTATCGGAAGTATTACACATACAACTTTCATTTGCTATGTTGACACTTCAAATCAGGTATCAAAGCCACCCCtgcagaaaaaggaaaaataagaaagaCCAAAAAACAGTACTCCTtacgtcccattttatgtggtaCCATTTGACTTGGCACGGTATGTAAGAAATAAACgaagacttttgaaacttgtaGTCTAAAACAATCCTTAGATGTTTATATGgctataaatcatttcattgaGGGGAAAAAGGGGGATTTAAAAGTTATATTGTTTCTAATCATATAGTAAggtgacattctttttgggacagattaaaaaggaaagagtGTCACATAAAATAGGATGGAGAGAGTATGTAATTTCTGACTATCCAGCTGTGACTTGTGAAGTGTTGACTATGTGTTATTTGGTTGATAAAAGATGAAGGAAATGGCAATCATCTCTGTTAATTTCGATAGCAGATATATGCTGCATAATGAATGATATGTTCTAATTTATTTATGCTGCAGAATTGAGTAATTTTATCCAAAgtgacataaaataaaatagaaggtGCTTTCtctaagaagaaaaataaaatatagaccTAATTTTTGAGTTATATGAAACTATTGGAAGGGGATTGTAGACATTCTGATTTCCAATTGATGAGTTAATCTGTGACTTACATATATAAGTACAGACATCTGGCATAATCAACAGTCACATTCTTTTTGTTGCTATGGTGGTCAATTGTGGTTCCAATTGATGAGTTGACTTGTATCTTTCATATACAATTAGGAACctgtttcttttctcttttttttgtgcCTCAGCGTCTTCCTTTTTTCC
The window above is part of the Solanum pennellii chromosome 5, SPENNV200 genome. Proteins encoded here:
- the LOC107018575 gene encoding probable protein phosphatase 2C 49 encodes the protein MIVKNSTAAAKMVVVDAEILCQPNVSVEYIGVSTAAPVVGDEDLDFFDVSATATSSSLTKSREFRSADLVSVDISRSDSGVRCSTNTQTTIIDSARSSNVIPAIRSGSYTDIGPRRSNEDEHIRVDDLSAQLGSLYNWPLPGAFYAVFDGHGGSDAAAYVRTNAMRFFFEDANLPQTSIVDQAFLEELESSHFRAFLIADQALADECNVDAYCGTTAITALVLGRHLVVANAGDCRAVLCRKGVAVQLSQDHRPTCLAERQRVEKLGGIIEYGCLNGDLAITRALGDWYMKLPFGSASPLTAEPEVQQLLLTEDDEFMILGCDGIWDVMSNQDAVNVVRHELRLHNDPQQSARELVNQALCKDTDDNLTAIVVCFTSPDHRTSVPSQRPRFRCCNLSEDARKKLQSLLGSN